The Emys orbicularis isolate rEmyOrb1 chromosome 4, rEmyOrb1.hap1, whole genome shotgun sequence genomic sequence acctAACTGTTTACCCCTTCTTCCAAATcacttatgaataagttgaataggattggtcctagaactgacccttggggaacaccactagttacccctctccattccgaaaatttaccatttattcctaccctttgttccctgtcttttaaccagttctcaatccatgaaaggatctttcctcttatcccatggcaacttaatttacgtaagagcctttggtgagggaacttgtcaaaggctttctggaaatctaagtacactatgtccactggatctcccttgtccacatgtttgttgaccccttcaaagaactctaatagattagtaagacatgatttccctttacagaaaccatgttgacttttgcccaccaatttatgttcttctatgtgcctgacaattttattctttactattgtttcaactaactTGCCCGGTACggatgttagacttactggtctgtaattgctgggatcacctctagagtccttttaaaatattggtgttacattagctatcttccagtcattgggtacagaagccaatttaaaggagaggttacaaaccctagttaatagttccgcaatttcaaatttgagttctttcaaaactcttgggtgaatccatctggtcccggtgacttgttacagTTAAGTTTATCAGttagttccaaaacctcctctagtgacacttcaatctgtgacaatttctcagatttgtcacctacaaaggacggctcaggtttgggaatctccctaatgtcctcagctgtgaagactgaagcaaagaattcatttagtttctctgcaatgactttatcgtctttaagtgctccttttgtatctcgatcgtccaggggccccactggttgtttagcaggcttcctgcttctgatgtacttaaaaaaacattttgttattacctttggagtttttggctagctgttcttcagactccattttggcttttcttattacatttttacacttaatttggcagtgtttatgctcctttctatttacctcactaggatttgacttccactttttaaaagatgcctttttatctctcactgcttcttttacatggttgttaagccacggtggctcttttttagttctttggcgttgttttttaatttggggtatacatttaagttgggtctctattatggtgtctttgaaaagtgtccatgcagcttgcagggatttcactctagttactataccttttaatttctgtttaactaactccctcatttttgcatagttgccctttctaaaattaaatgccaccatgttgggctgttgaggtatTCTTCCCACCAccgggatgttaaatgttattatattatggtcactatttccaagcggtcctgttatagttacttcttggaccagctcctgcgctccactcaggactaaatcaagaattgactCTCCCCATGTggattcctgtaccagctgctccatgaagcagtcatttaaagtatcgaggaattttgtctctgcatttcgtcctgaggtgacatatacccaatcaatatggggataattgaaatctcccactattattgagttctttattttgatagcctctctaatctcccttagcatttcattgtcAGTTTCAGTTCTAGTTCCTTTCAGCTAtcccttgggggtggagaggggatcTCTTCAGCTAGCTGAAGACAAATGGAGGGGTGTCCCAGaagtttaaatagactttcttttgtgggtggaaacccctccctccccaccacactgaggtcttacagtgacatgtgaccacaTCACCAGTTACTAAAATCCATCTTAAAGCTGGTACTTTTCCAGACGGGGGTGGAATTCCACTTCAGTTAAGTTCTATATAATGTGGGAGAAGCAAAGAATGAGTGTCTTCAGCAGGTTTAAGAgacagcctccccaccccacaaagaTACCTGCAAGCGCCTGGAAACAAAAGAACTGTAACCATAGGGGTGGGTGAGAACAGGCTGGACCCAGGTCAGAAAAGGCATCTGACCTGAGAAGGATTTTACCCGAAGTAACAACTGGGGTGAGTAGAGAACATCTGTAACTGACTTctgagtgtattaagcttagcaTTGCgtgtttcttttattttgctttgtgacttactttgttctgtctgttactacttagaaccacttaaatcctactttttatacttaataaaatcacttttgtttatttataaacTCAGTGTAAGTAAttgttacctgggggggggggcaaacagctctGCATATCTCTCTCTCAGTGATATAGGAGGTGAGCATTTATCACGTTACCCTGACTAACCTTTATAGAGAGtaaaagggatttatttggggtttagatcccattggcaGCTGGGTATTTGTGTGCTGGAGACAGGTGACCTGCTGAGCTAGTTTCAGTCtagatctgcagctttggggccgtgactcagagcctgggtctgcgttgcagcaggctagtgtgtctggctcaacaaggcagggttctggaggcccaggctggcagcaaaaacgggctcagaggtaatttcagcagaTGAGGTCACAGTCCCAAtgagggtctctgtgactgaacctgtcACACTATACACTTGGGTTTCCTACATTTCCTGTGATGCTTCCTGTGTTTTGTCtactgatctcagttggggcctgaaGACCTTCTTGGAAtacaaacaaattaataataataacaatacaaTAATCAACAATACTACCACAGGCTTAGAGAAATTATTTTGTAATGGTCTGGGAATTGAATTCACCTGTTTCCACTCCCCATCACTAAACCAGTACTGAGTTAAACAAATTCAAGACTTGATGAGCAGTTTATTCACTGCTTTCCTCAGGGCGTCTTTCACCTCCGTGTTCCttaggctgtagatgagggggttcaACATGGGGATCAACACCATGTAAAACACTGAGGCCACTTTGTCTGTGTCCATGGAATAGCTGGAGGTGGGACGTAAATACATGAAGAGGACTGTGCCAAAAAACAGGACCACAGCGGTCAAGTGGAaagagcaggtggagaaggctttgcgcCGGCCCTCGGCGGAGCGGATctgcaggatggtggagatgatataGACATAGGAGAGGAGGACAATCAAAAAGCTGCTCCCTGTAATGCAGCACATTAAAACAAACATCACAATCTCATTGATGCGGGTGTTAGAACAGGAGAGCGGTAGCAGCGGGGGGACGTCACACAGGAAATGATTGATGATGTTGGAGCTGCAGAATGACAGCCGAAATGTAAGAGAAGTTTGTATCATTGAATCCAACACCCCCACAGCGTACACCCCAGCCACCAGCTGGTTACAAAGCTGCCTGGACATGGTGACCGTATAGAGCAGCGGGTTACAGATGGCCACATAACGGTCATACGCCATCACAGCCAGCAAGAGGCACTCAACATCTGTAAAAACAATACAGAGAGACAATTGCACAGTGCAGGCAGTGTAAGAAATACTTTTCCTCTCGGCTAAGAAATTCAGCAGCATCTTAGGGGAAATTACTGAGGAATAGCAGAGGTCACAGAAAGACAAATTCctgaggaaaaagtacatgggggtgtggagtcgGGGATCAATCGTGACTAACAAGATcatccccccattccccaccagGGTGATACCATAAATCAGTAGGAACACCAGAAACAGGGGAACCTGAAACTCCGGACGATCTGTCAGTCCTGAGAGAATGAACTCAGTTGCCTCCGAGTGATTTCCCTCTTCCATCTCCTCTGAACAGAGCTCAGACAGCTACAGAGATGTGGGCAGGTGGAAGGTGCGGAAAACCTGTCTCTTCTCTGTAATGAAGTAAGTGAAGATAAATGGAGATCAGTTTCTTAATGGACATCAGTACCCGCTCAGGGAAGAGCTTAGTCCACAGAGACAGATGTTCACAGTTGGTAATTCCATGTGTTTGATAAGATGCACACACTGTGCAAATACAATGACACACAGGTTAATCAtgccccacacacaaacactcctGTTCACTAATCCGAACAGAAAACAGTAACTTGTGACTCTGCTGTGAGAGGATCAGGCTGAAGAATTTATTCCTTAGCTAAAGAAGGGGTGAGAGTAAAGGAGTGTCAATCTTTCTACCCTCTTTGGACAAGGTGAGCTCTGTGGCTTGGCATGTCGGTTTGGGGTAAAGTTGCTTACTGTGCTAAATGAGATTTTTGGCATTTACGTTAGCCTGTATGAAAACCCAGAAACATAATGGAAAGCACTGGCTTCAGTGACTATGTAATTGCCTATTTTTTCCAACCAAGGAGGTTGCTCCTTTAGCTGAAGGGGTAGGAGTTGGGGCTGAGGCTTTTAGTGCTGGAGGTCTTGAATTCAATACCTGCTGAACACCATggtgtccgtgtgtgtgtgtgactgtaatTCAGGATAATCGCACGTACCtgctgagaagagagagagagatgtggtggCATTTCCCAATCAATAGAAACTGCCAGTTTGGAGCATTCGGGAAATTTTATATTGAGATGTGTGATCTGTGGGACATGATCCCTGAAGCAACTGGGAATACCTGAGCTCAGAGAGCCATAACACCTAATAAATGGGTTCAGTGAACCAAAGCCACCTTGGTGTAATTGGTGCCCTGGGGATTAATTGGACCTACGCTTTTCTACTGTGTTATTAAATGATGCAATTTCTACCAGAGTTACAGAGTATTAGGTTAGGGGTATATTTCATCCTGCTTTTTTCAGTACAAGCCGAGTGCTGAGTAGAGCTGATCTACAATGGGGGTTTGTTTGTGGAGACCGAAATCTTTTTACTGAAAACTCGGAAATACCAGGGGGGTGCCTCAGATACCGCACAGCACCAATCTCTTCCAGGTTCCAGGCTCCCAGGCTGGACTACATCCCTCATGATGTATGATGGTCTCTCCTCTTGCTGAACTGCCCTGGAACATCATCAGAGTCCCACTGTGATGGTTTAGGGAGGAGGGGAGTTTGGTATTTTGATGGAAAGCTGATAATTTCCAGGTAAAAGGTAATTTCATGGGGAAAATAGTTGAATGGAAAATCCAATTTCCCATCAAAAAGCTTCCCaagaaaaattttcaaccagccttaGCAACAAATTTGGAATCAAAGGAACAGAAAGTTAGATACAGGTGAAACATACTAATTGTTTGCAGCTGTAGCTGATATCTTCTCAGTCATTCCTGGTTTCAGAATCACCTCATTGTCCTGACCCCAATAGGTGGAAAGTAAAACCTGTAAGACATGTAAGAGTACTCCAGATTATCTAGCTATTTATAGCATGCCAATCACCATGGTATGCTTTGCCGTTCCCTTGCTAGGTCACTCCCCAAAGTAGGAAGGATTGGTTCACTCATTGTGCTTGATGGAGACCACATGATGACCAGAGGAGCTCAGGAGGAGACCACAGCATGCTACGGATTTCTGCAGTTCACAAAACTATCTCTCTTGCATGCATATTATCTGCACACAGAGCTCAGCTTTAAGATGCTAAATAAAGCTATGAGTCAACTAGAAATAGTCATGCTCTCATTGTAAATATTATTACAATATTTTTGATAATGTACAGTAACTctccacttaacgtcctctcgcttaacgttgttttgaTCTTATGTCCCTGCTCCATTATAGAAcctgctcgtttaaagttgtgcaatgctccgctATAACATCGTTTGGCTTCCTACTTTGTCCACAGCTAGCAGACCCGCTATCAGCACCCCTAtgccctcccagctcctcctACTGGCGGACCCcacagatcagcgccttccccccgCTCTCCCTGCCTCGTGCCCATGGAAATCAGCAGGTTTGCGGAATTCAGGaggcatgggagggagggggaggagcgaggacatggtgtgcggagtaaagggggaggaggtaggGAGAAGAGATGGGTTAAGGTTGGggtcttggggaaaggggtggagtgggcaggcCGATGGTTAAGgcccccacccctggtgcttgcaTAGGaagggaagctgccgctgctgctgcgcaacgtgTTTCTCCTACCTATGgtaccttcagcctccttgcctgcctcattgtcagCAGTGCCactgggctgtgcctgtgtggggtaaggcgggggcacctcccattGCTTCATACTCAGCATAGTagtattatattgtattatattgtttttttaacattgttttaaaagcTTATACCTTTATTAAATTGCTTCTTTAtaattgtttaaaacgtatataatgccttttgtctggcaaaaaaaaaatccctggaacctaacccccccatttacattaattctaatggggaaattggattcgcttaacatcatttcacttaaagacgcatttttcaggaacataactaccacgttaagtgaggagttactgtatgtgaaGATATAAGATTACACTCTATCAGGTTATTAAtacatgttccaaactgaggcTGGCAAACTGGTCTGtcttaaacaaagaaatgtgtgctctgcttaattttgCATATAAACAGTAaccagagtcatcaagcaggaagggaaacaaaggaagacCAAAAaggtgaggaaaaagcagcagggaacatccttctacATAGACATTTTGTCTCCTGGTAACCACGTGAAAATGTTTCTCAAAGGGGGGataggactataaaaagaaggggcaaaCATCCGAAAGCAccgctcactctctctctctctctctctctctctctctatctctgccTCTGCCCACTGATTAACTGCATCTGAAGGGATAAAGGAAGCAGCCCTTGAACTAGGGGAGGGGTCCTGACttaagaagtttggtcagtaagactgctgaaagcatgtggtgggGAAACGTTTGCTCTGAATTTCACATCATTTGTTAACTTAGGCACAAGTTGCATTgtagctttatttttcttgtaaccatgtcTGACTTCTATGCATCCCTATTTGcactcacttaaaatttatctttgtagtcaataaactttgttttattgttttatctaatcgaGTGTGTTAAAATAGAAGTGTCTGAGAAGGTAAGTTGTATGCATattagtgcttttaaaaaataacggACAATgtaacttgtattgtccaggagaggactgggcagcacaggatGTACATTTCTGGAGGGAAATCGAAGActggggagtgtgttggggtcactccTCATTATAACCAAGGGTGGTGAGAGCCTGAGTGTAACCCAACTATTCCTGgccaggctgcagttacacacacatGCTCGGGGTGTGATTTGCCTGCTAGACGCTTGTTTGTGAGTGACCCAGGTGGAAGCCACTTCATCAAGGCATTACCAGGTTGCAGGCAGGTGTGACACAGCTGCTGATTAATCTGGGTTGGACCCTGGTATGCCACAGCCACCAACCTAGAAACTATCCCAGTAACACCAAAGGTGTGGTGCTGACTGACAGTAGTGTCCGATTGACGTGAAAGTGTGAGGTCACCACAGGGATGGGCCCATGCACTGATCCATGGCTGCAGATGCACAAGGACATTGTGGTCATCACCTCCCCCCAGGAGATCCATGGCAGACCCAGTGATGACTCTTCCCTTGTTCACTATGGTAGCAGAAATTATCCCCCACGGGTGTGTAGGCTTGGCTGGTATTATCAGTGCATTGCCAGGTTGATTGTATTAGGAGGACAAATTGATGATCCAAGTCAGCTCTATCCTTTGATAtaatctgtgggggaggggtcacaaaGAATATACGCAAAGTCCTGCTTCCCCGAACACCAGTAGAAACAACCAACAGCCAGCAATCTCTGTATTCAGAAACTCCCAAGTCTGTCACTCCAGGTCAGTGCCCAGGAAACACTATGCCCCCATGGGCCCTAGGAGTCATGCTCATAACTCGTCCACCTGGCTTCTGTGCCTCCTCTGACCTAGAGGTGTCTGGTGCAGTCCTCAGTGAAAATGCAAGTTCAGGGCAGGCTGAAAAAGGAGGTTATTAACACTGAAGATCTCTGCGACATCTCTGCAGATGCTGCTACAAAATAACTCTGAGCATGCCAGCTCCCTCCCGATTCTTttgataattttatttatttcctataATTTATAGTCCGTGAAACAGAGTGgcatgttgcaccccataatgctgtAAATAAATATGCGTATGAGTGtagacataactggaatatgttttatgtcaGATAGGCCATGTAACAGATCtctgaaaaggttatgatctacagGATATATTCATCCTTTTTAGTTGCATATCTCATTTTTCTACTCAATGTTATGAATATTCGCTaggtacttgtttgattttaagtagactcagtgaagcatttggtcagcttccaGAGAAAAGACTTTTCTCAGTAAGttcccaatcaagaaacacttaagctaacaatgaactttgagagacgccaatccacatctgagctttcctgggaatgtggtGTCGGCCTGTAAGGAACTGAGTCAtgtatggacatgtgacttgcccatgtgactccaaacctCCATCTTGGACctggattctgcataggagaTGGAAGGGGTTTCCatccacaagagagagactatataagcccctaggaaacccctccattttgtcttcagctggcaccccaaggagatgcctgaaagaaactgaaacaaaggacagtaactacagggataTGAGTGATTGCTGcacccagactaggaggaagtctagtcCATAAAAGAGGTTTATTGGAATATCTCTGAAgatgagatttacctgcatttagtttttaCTGTGTTAGGCTTAGATTTACGTCTTTTgtattattttgtttggtaatttactttgttctgtcttttattacttggaaccacttaaatcctactttttgtatttaatgaaatcac encodes the following:
- the LOC135877445 gene encoding olfactory receptor 5AR1-like translates to MEEGNHSEATEFILSGLTDRPEFQVPLFLVFLLIYGITLVGNGGMILLVTIDPRLHTPMYFFLRNLSFCDLCYSSVISPKMLLNFLAERKSISYTACTVQLSLCIVFTDVECLLLAVMAYDRYVAICNPLLYTVTMSRQLCNQLVAGVYAVGVLDSMIQTSLTFRLSFCSSNIINHFLCDVPPLLPLSCSNTRINEIVMFVLMCCITGSSFLIVLLSYVYIISTILQIRSAEGRRKAFSTCSFHLTAVVLFFGTVLFMYLRPTSSYSMDTDKVASVFYMVLIPMLNPLIYSLRNTEVKDALRKAVNKLLIKS